The genomic window AACTGGCAATATTGGCCACTTAGCAAATATTAAGAGGTCATCACAACATGAATTTAGATAGCTCCACAACAATCTTATCCATTCTAAACTTGGGTGGCCCTGATGACCGGGAGTCCAAACAACCTTACTAGAGAGCTGCCATTCTGCTGGAAGTAATTTCAAAAAGAGTTTCTCGAGCAAACtgcaagacaaaaaagaaatatttgacTTCTCACTCTCAGCTAAATCACATAACTTTCCGAAAACAGCTTCTGGAATTTCACGATCCACAAGTTGGTGGGGAACTGAATCCTTGAGAAGACCATGTTCATCCCCCCGGGCAATATAAATTCTTTCACCAGTCCCATTCTTTTCAAATGTAGCAAATGAACCATCAGATAGAGGTAATAGTGGTAAGCCATACAAACTATCAACCTGCACAGGAACTTGTAAATCAAGTAAACAATATTCAAGGGTCACAATCATGCCACCTCTGTCCTTAAATCCACGTCTCCGCCGAATCAGCAGAGTCATTAAAAACTGAGGGTTCAGAAAGTTCAATGATGAGCAGGCCTCCATAAATTGCTCTACAAGTGGCTGGGAAACAGTCACCAGAGGTAGACCAGCATCTGATAATGCTTCTACAAGCTCATGTACCTTATGAAATGTAAAATCAGGAAACAGTGCTTGTTTGGCTGATATCCACTGGCCTTCTCTAGCTTTTGTAAACAATACACGAAGACCAGATTCAGCAATAAAAACGTATAGCTTCCGCACCATTGATGCCCAAGGTTCCACTCCTGTTTCCATtggccaaaatgaaaaaaataaatcacatggGCCAATCTCTGATGCAATTTTTTCTAGCAAGTAACCATAAGCAGGGGCAGCAACATCTTCAAGGATGTAAATATTCCAGTCTGATCTTTTTTTTCCACCCCCTGCCATGTCGTTACCAAACCAGATGTCCCTTCTGTTGGATGACAATGCAAAGTAGGAATTAATATGAGCTGGAACACCAGTACTGATAGGAAGTGGCAGAAAGCAGAAGGCACGGCCTTCGAAGTTCTTCCTATTTTCAATGGAAGTTGTAGAAACTTGAAACGTTTCAGAAGTACAAGCACCCTCAATGTTTGAGATGTCACTTAATTCCCCATCCATCACCTTGACAGAGTGTATATAAGCAGCAACAGAAGCCCAGGGAATTGATTCATGAGAATCATTAGCAACTGCAGTGAAGGTCTTAGCACGAACACTGCCTAAGCATTCACCAGTTATCCAACAATGAGACATGACACCAGATGAATTTTTCTCTGTCACCACAATCTTCTGACATTTGTGAGGCAGATTTTTATCCACAGACTTGCTCAATATTTTCAGCAACTGATCTTTATCCAGTCCACTATACTGACTTCCATTGACAAAGCTAAACATATCATTCACAGCACCTGATTCCATTTCAGGCTCAGTTATGCAATTTCGTTGCACACGATGTAGGAGTTGCATTTCAGAACCATTCCCTTCCTTCACAAAAAGGGAGATATTTTTCACATTGCGTAGAAAAAGCAAAGCATCAGAAACAACCCCAGAGAAAGAAGTAAAGAGGGACATGACATCTTCTGGTGCATATCCTTCTTTCTTTATCAGACTACGCCTAGCAACAGTAGAGCTCCTAAGGGGGAAACGGAAGAGGGTGCCGGGAAATGGATGCTGCAAATCACATCCAAAGTGTAGAAATGGAGAAAACTGATCTGGAAATTGTTCCAGGATCTTTCTCCCTGTGAACTTAATTCGTAAGCCAGGGTGTGAAGGAGAAATGCCAGGCAAATTACAGGCGTGAGGATCAAACATAACGACATTTTCCCCAGAAACAAATGTTGGAATATCTGTAAAGTGATAGACACAATTAAATCCAAGTCCAAATCTTCCAATTGCAAAAGGTTTTTCTAGTTTGCTTTCTTGACCAATACGTGAGATTGCATAAAGATCTTGTGAACTGAACACTGAGTTGTTGAAACAATACAGTGCAGGACCTTGCCAATCAGCCATTTCAGGAGACAGAACAGATGAAGTACCATACTGAGTTTTATCCAAAAGAAATATCACCTCAGAAGCTCCAGCATCCTCAGCATTCTGAACCAGCTCGAAAAGAATCCCAGGTCCATCAGCATACATCTCAAGTATATGTTTAAGTCTTGTTGTTAACGCTTCATGCTGTCCAAAGGCTTCAGCAGCACCAGATAAACTCAAGTTCATTGAATCAGAACTCTCTGCAAGCAAGATCCTACGAAGTGAGCACACACCGAGCTTTTCAGCTACTTCATTAGAGATGTTCCCATGGACAAATTTATGAACCGCTCTCTTTGCATGTAAGGCCACAGTAGATGCACCACCAAATGAACTGTCAGAATTATCTGAGCCAAGCAACCAGGGGGCATCGTTATAAACTAGATCTGTGGCAGGGAATAGTCTTCCTGAAACATCAGGTAAATAGATCTTGACTTGTTCATGAAACTGGACTTCAGCCAGATGCTGAACAATCAGCATGGCTGCCCTAATTTCCTGTGCATCAAGAGGAGAGGAAGCTTTTCTCACAGCCATTCTGCCCAAAATATTTGCATAATCCATGGGCTTAAAATATTCTCGAATGTCAAGCTCcaaaaataattctttgaaaACAGCCAGATCCATGGGTATAACGCGTATATAAGGAGCCAAGTGAAGAGGACCATCGAGAACAACCTCATCTGCAGTAGCAAAACCATCTCCCACCCATATCCAACGAGATCCTTCTAGAACAGCCTTCACAATATCCATCTCATCCGAACCAATCAAGCTTGTCATTATCGAGTATATTTTTGGCATTTCCAAGGCTAATTCCTGCCGAAGCACCTGATCATTCACAATCTCATTGTTCTTTCCAAGCTCTAGTAACTGGGCAGCAATTGCACTGCCTCCAGGTGGAGATAACCATCCAAGATTGTATGATAATGCAGTGGAAGAGCATTCTCCATCCAGTATCCTCATGCTAGCTGAAACAAGCCATAAGTCTGCCTGTAATCTTACAAGCTTTGGAGGAGCAACCATGGACGTCACAATAGGCCATGGTAAAGTTTTGAACGGAGCTGTAACCATTACTGGACACCAACAAATCATCCGCAGATCATTCCAGAACTTTTCAAGGTCAGATTTCAAGCCACGAGGCCTAAATGCAGTTGCAGCTCGTGAAAAAATTCTGTTCACAGTTCTTTCATCATCATTTAATTGGTTGGGTAGCCACTTCATTGCATTTACTTCCAAGTAGGATAGAAGCACTTTGCCTCTAGAATGTGCTTTTTGCTGATCCTCGTGCATTAGTCGTTCCACTTGTCGAGCACTTTCTATTACTGTCTCAGGAGAAGCAGTTGTTTTGAGACCCAAACCATGTAGCATGTCCAAAATGTTAGGTTCTTGGAAAGCACCACAAGGGAAGCTATCAGATTCTTCTAATAAAGCCCATAACTCTTCATTACGAGGATCATATAGCACTGAAGGATGCTTCAGAGTACCACTAAATGTTGGCACAAATTCCAAATTTCTCAAACATTCCCTGAAAGATGCATCTTCAACGCAAAGTTGTGGCAAATTTTGCAGAACAGAAAGCATAGTTCTGTCTCGAACTTCAGGTTGCAAGATTCTAACATTATTGAACACCTGCTGCCGGTAGAAGTGTGCCTTCCCCATTCTCTCAACTCCATAATACCTTAACAAAATATCTTCTTCGATATTTGAGGAGCTTGAAATAAACTCATGGCCCAAAAAATTATCAGGAACTTCTAAAGGAGGTAAGTACTTTTGAGGATTTTCTAAATCAGAGAAAATGGCACCTTCAACAGATCCTTCACCGTGAACTCTATAAATGGGAAGCCTCCTGCAATTCCTTATGACGAATCCATCAATGCAATCTCCCATGTACCACTTTGGAGCAAGAAGAAACCCACGAAGCTCGTCTCTGTCTTCAGGCCTCAAATTGTCAAATGAAGTTTGTGCAATGCCACCAGCTGAAGACACAACATTAAAAATTGATTCCACTACCCCTGCACAATCAGCATCACATACATAAAGCGACAAATCTGGATGTTCAACTCCATAAGCAGGATTTAGTATCTTGCATTCAATCTTAACAAGGATGTCTCGGATAAAAATAGGAAGTTTATCTGCATTAATTAGTTTCGACTGTCTAGAAGGTCTGTACAGATGTCCAGTTGTGGATGGCAAGATTGGCCAATCTCCAAACAAGGATAATTTTTCACAATGATTTCGGAGATATTGCCAAAACAGCTCAAGCCATGATGATGTCGGATGATCGTGAGAAGAATCTGGGTTCCACAAAACCTTGCTTTTATATCTCCAATAGGCTGGTAAGAAATTAGGgaaaaacttgagaaaatacTGAATGCTGAATATAGcaagatttgattttgatgactTTGCAATGGCGGAAAGTCTGTGTAGCAAGTTAGGAGGAATATCACGATCAATTATTTTATCGGAAATTCGTTCAAGTAGCATGCACTCTAAATCATTGCAAATGAAAAACAAGCTCCCTTTGGAAGCTTCAGACAGTAATCCAAAGTCACCATTTGCCAAAGGAAGCAGCAGCAAATTGCTTGCATTCTTACCAACATCAGCATCAATTAAGTCTTCGAGACAATATTCCAACAATACAAGCCTGTAAGACTTGTTCAACGACCCAACACTCTTGCACTGCCTAAGAAAATCACGCACTGTATCAGGAGTAACCACTTTCTGCTGAAAAGCTGAAGCGTATTTCAGAATCATATTAAACAAGACATTGGGCAAATGGACGACAGGCATTCCTAGCTGCAGAAGGGCCTCACCAAGTTCCTTGCTTTTAGGGAACTCTTCATCATGAAGGAAGGCTTCAACAAGAGTCACCCACTGTCCTCCTTCAACATCTGAACGCAAAACTGGTGCATCACCAATTCTTTTGTATATATGCTCAACTAAAATGCTCCATGGCTCCTCAAAAGGACCAGTTGGCCATAGAGAGTAGTAAGAATCAGTCGATCCTAGTAATTGTTGCACACCAAGCAGCAAATATCTAAAAGCAGGAGCCACGACATCTTCTAAAAGAAGCCTATTCCAGATGGAACGAATTTTACCACTTCTGTCCATGTCAGCTCCATACCAAATGCCACGACGGTTTGAAGAAACCTCAAAATATCCATTAACTTGCACATTCAATCCAGTTCTTACAGGGAGTGGAAGAAAACAGAATGCCCGACCCAGCTTCAGCTCATCATTCtattaaaaattacattacaacaaaataagattttgatcttGTGAAGGAGAGGCCTAAAAAGGAAGATAGTGAAGCATTCAATGAAATAAAGCATCATGTCAGCTTTCCTTAAGAATAACTCATCAATGGaagaaaaaatgacaaacaaacgaggagggaaaacaaaaggaaaaaagaatagaGACCATTCAGTTTCCTATCCAATTCATGAGATATCATGAAGGGAAAAAATTTAACTGCTCAACTTAACAAGCCATAGTCCCAGCTCAGAGTCCATTAAATGCATTCGTCCACAGTTCTAACATGTAGCAATATTCTCCGTTAAGTAATTTATTCTCGTACCTGAGCTTAACTAGTTTCATCTCTAAATCTAAACACACAAAAAGAATATCTACAGTTGTTACTatactaaaaacataaaattgaactaaaaaaaagttggttaaaagtctaactaaaaataaataacattgtCTTCAAACGCAAAGAAACTTGAAAACTATGAATTCATAGATAATATGAAACTTACATCAGACAAACCATCAGTCAAGCAAGCAGCAACAGACGCCCACGGCAACAAATGAATATCATAATCTTTAGATGCAGTAGCTGCAAATTCCCCAATCCTGCTATTCGCTGACCCCATACTTTGAACAACATAAAACCTATCACTCCTCTTCTTCACTTCACTCCCACCATCACCAACAACCTCCTCACTCTCAAACTCCACCAAATACCCATCCTTCATCACATCCCCCTGTCCACCACCGTCCATTTCCTTGGACATTCTCATAATCGCCTTCCGATGCCACACAACCTCATCACTCACATTCCCAACACGACATGAATACAATTTCCTCTGCCCCACATCTCCCTCGTCCCAAACAAACATTTCAACACTCAAAACATTCTTCAAAAACAACAACGAAAACACCCCTTCTTTATACAACTGTTCAAACATCAAAATCACATCATCTTCGACATAAGCCTGCCTTGACAACTTACTTTCTCTAGCTTGATTCGAATCCCGCAACGGGAACCGAAACAATGTACCCGAAAACCGATTCTCCATGTCACAACCAAATACGGCATAAGGCTCAAACTGATCTCTATAAAATGACATCGCTTTAGTGCTTACAAAATCAATACGTTTACCAGGATTGGAAGAATTAACATTGGGCAAATAACCACCTTGAGGATCAAACATGACAATGTAATTCCCACTGACAAAGGAGGGCAAATCGGTCAAATGATAGACAGAattgaaaccaacaccaaaccGACCCGTCTTAGTAGCTTGATTGTGCTTAACACTACCTCCGATGCGCGAAATCGAAGTGAAATCCTCTTCGGTGAAGACGGCGTCATTGTAGGAGAGGAGGGCCGGGCCTTGGAATgcagagagagaaggagagaggagTGAGGTGGTAGAGTGGTGGCGCCGGTCGAGGCAGAGACGGACCACGGTAGCGCCGGCATCGTCGGCGTTTTGGATTAGTTCTTTGAGGACTGTGGTGCCTTCGGGGTAGTTTAAGAGGACTTCTCGGATTCGGCGTGTTAAGTCGACTTTTTGACCGAAGTCCTCTAGAAGGATCGTGGAAGGTGAAGATTCCGGTGACCGAAAGGACATTTTGGTAGCGGTGGTGGTGGTTAGGTTTTTCTTGTGAAAATTAGTCCATGAATTTTGAGAATTTTggggttttggtttttcttcctttcacGTCAAGGTAGTGATTTTGTTGATTCATTCCAAGGGAAAAAGGAAGGAGAAGGGTGTAATGTGTAGACTGTAGTCGTCGTTGTCGCTGtcgttgtttttttaactgttattgTACGTTCAACGTTATGGTCACCAAGGTCAAGAAGCTTTACCCGCTCTCcgctttggaaaaaaaaacaaattaacccaaaaaaacaatttacagcATTATCAGGgtgtgttttatattaaaaaaatgataattataaaaaatattatgtagtTTACTATTTTTCGcaatgcatatatttttttaaaaattataatttgcatTATGAAGTTTATATATCCATAACagtttatattttcaagttaaagtgctaaaaaaatcaacaaaaaatattaaattatttatagaattattatttaatgactTAAAgagactttaaaaaataaatattacaactttatcactaaactaaaaaattcctAGTTACTGTGACtaactttttgttcttttttttttttttaatattgagcaaacccacaataaattattgaagccattgtttttttttctttttgtttctcgTAAGAAATCTTATATATTAGTGTGGTTacgattatttttaaatatgatttttatttagaaatatattaaaataatattttttttatttttaaaaattattttttaatatcagtgcattaaaatgatctaaaaacacctaaaaatattaatttaaaattaaaaaaaaaattaaaaatatttacgaGGATCAAATTTTTTCTTGACTGACAAGAAACTCAGTCAACCACTGTAACATTTCTTGGTGTAGGGCTGAAGAAACCAAGCGTGAGCTTAAATAGTTTTATAAGGATAAGGTAAtgataagaaacaaatcttttgATTTAGGGTTTCATTATTGTGTTTGAAGTATTGGTTTGGTGGGTTTTAGGTTTGGATTTAGGAAAGTTATggggttttggttttgttgatgCAAACCAACTTTCTTTGAGAGGGGATTGTTCTCAATAAAATTGTGTGGTTTTGTGGTCAACTCTTGGATTCCTAAACAATGGTGGCATTGTTAAATTAGTCATAAAACGGTGATGGAACAAGAATAGAATgtgtatttattttgagtttttttgtttgaattgctCCATCAAAAATTATGCATTCAAACTAAATCCTCTTCTTCGGTGTATATAGAGGTCATTTATTATTTAGAGTTATATTCTCTTAAAGTTAGTTGGTTCTTATAActcaaaacttttatttatttttttaaatacttttaaaaacaaaaacataattttaatacatttcaatcATTCACATTcctattttgtaattttcaacatcatttcaaagaaaaatcaaattcaaagatatatttttttcaacgcATTAACGTCTATTTcgtatttttttaactacatgCTGGTCCCGCACCGCCCTAGTCCtcatattttgtttcaaattcaattttagtcccTCAACCCTAAATTTTTATACATCAAcgtgattttaatttattttgacaaaatgaAACATCAACTGAGCCTTGACACAAGAACCCTATATCCAGAGTCAAAACaaattgcaaaataaatttcaaaataaaatcaatgtgaataaattaaatttaaaaaaaaaacacttccgCATATCACAATAATATGATACCACAGCGACGAAGAGGGCATGCGAATGATGTAACTTAATAACCCCTCGCACAACAATAAACACTTGGCTGCAGCTTCCGCATAACACAATAATATGGTACCACAGCAACGCAGCCAAAAGGATGGCACAGAATTGTTACTAGAATCGGGAAGCAGAACAAGGCAGAAGTAAACTCAGAAAAGCATAATGTAATGActgaaaatatgataaatttacGCATAACAGAGTTGCTTTAGTCATACTGGCCCTCAAAGAGATTTGCCAATagccaagaaaagaaacatcccctaaatattaaacaaatcgtatcaaaacaagtttaaaaaatttcttctatGACGGCACACTACCAAAATTAATAGTACTTCAAAGGAGTCCAGGCGATGCCCTCAAAATCTCCATCTGCTTCCCTCAGTCCTCATCATTGAATTTCTTCTTTGTTCCTGCATAGGAAAAAATATAGAGGGGTTAACAGAGCAACTCAGGATCTAAATCTATGCGAAGTTGAATAAAACAATACTCAGCCCAAAAACTGTTTAAGCTATACAAATTTCACCACGAAAGCATATGCACTTCTACATGAGATTTACAGTCAATCCAAAACAAACCGTTGTGTTCTTGAAATATGATGAAATTATGTATGGATGCTTATTGATTGAATGTCCAAAACAACAGAAATTACATAGTTACCATACACAATCCTCATTGTTAGCGCACTGATTCAGTTTCAGTGATTCAGTTTCAGTTATTTAGTGCCAAACAACAGATATTCAGTTCCTTCAGATAAAAATAAGGGATTTGTGAACATTACCTGAAGCAGCTGCGGTCACACTGGGTTTATAAGGTGTTCCACGTCCTCGACCACCCCTTCCACCACGTCCACCATCAAAACGACCACCACTGCTTCTGCCACCACCAAAACGACCACCACCACTGCTTCTGCCACCACCAAAACGACCGCCACTGCCTCTGCCGCCACCAAAACGACCACCACTGCCACCACCTCTGCCACTATCCCGACTGTCACGGTTATCAGTCCTTGGTTTTGCTTCATCCACAGTTAGGTAAGATTCTCCAAGTTGACTTCCATTAAGCTCAAATGCTTTGTTCATAGCATCAGCATCATTGAATTCTAGGTAAGCCATCCTGAAATTGGTTTCGTCAAGAGATAGGCACATGTCAACATACCACTAGCCACTACatggtttaaattaaaataagatccgaaataataaacaaaataataaggaacgcATCATTCAGGGGAACAGTTAATCTACTGGTAATCTTATTAGGAAACATGGACCAATTACAGGAATAGAAAAGGAACAAACCCTTTAATAGCGCCAGTCTCATAATCTGTGGGAATAGATATCCTACTAATCTCCCCACAAGAACCAAAATGCTCCTGGAGAGAGCTCCTAATCTGTAAAGATTTAGATTGAAAACACCATGAGCACTTCTCTTAGAAATTTCAAGACTTCAAAACTAAACCTTAAAAGCCATCAAACAGCAGGACATCATTACCTCATCCTCTGCACCAAACTTGTCAAATCCCTTAACAAATATGGTTTGGGATTGACCTCTCCCTCCCTTCTGAAATGAGTTGCTGTCTTTGCTATATGGTGTATTTGAGGTCCGTTCACCCCTTTCACGAGCCAAATCAAGTCTGACATCCCGGCCAAGCAAACTTTTACCATTAAAATTTAGAGCCTGTaaaggaaaggagaaaaaataatttttacattaaaCACATTATCGATACCAGAACAAAACAAAGTGAGTTGGATTTCCAAAAACTGAGACTATACATGAACATTGAACAAGAAACAAAGAACATTATCCTCCTCCAAAAATATACAGATTTGGACCACATGAAAACTAGCTCAGTGCATATTACCAAGGacaactggaaaaaaataaattaaaaaagaaattaaaaaaaatgtaacctTCAGCGCTGCTTCAGTTGTGGTAAACTCAACATGTCCAAATCCCTTGAACCTCTGATCTGCATCTAAGGCGAAGCGGACATCAGCAACTTCCCCAGCCTCTTTAAAGAAATTTTCCCTGCAGCAAAAAATTAATCAGATTGGAATTATGCAAAAACCTTTAATAATGGCAGGAGGCTCAAATATGAACTTACACATCAGCACGTTCAACTTGAAAAGATAGGTTGCCAACAAAAAGTGTCTTTGATCCAGCATTCTCAGATGTAACTGGTGTAACAGGTGTCTTTggctgcaaaacaaaaaaaatattcaaaagacATGCACGcactataaaacaaaaaagcgAAAACCAAAAGCAAAATGATGAATTACAGTTTTGACATAAGACTTCATATCAGCATCAGCCATTTCTACATCAGTGTCCTGTTCCAGGAGAACAAACCAATTTATCTCACACTAATGAGTGTAAATATACCATGtatcataattgaaaaaaagaagtacCATTACATTTTTCTTTGGAGTCTTCGCTGGCTTTTCATCCTCGCTATCTTCCTCATCCTCTGAGCTAGAGCTCTCCTCTTCACTGCTACTTTCCTTTTGAGCAGTTGCTTTTGCCTGTGCACACAAAACTTAGCTTGTTGAATGAAAGCATACAGCAAGAAATGATAGATCCCTAACTCTAAGAATGCAATAAAAAACTAGCCTTTGTATTTTTTGGTGGCTCATCATCACTTTCTTCAGAATCATCATCTTCTGAATCATCTTCATCCAAGTCcattttattctatattttgaGGGAGAAATTGGAAGATTAATGACAACtacacaaaaataacaaatcataaCAGACCACAAACACAAGAATCAAcatgatattttcaaatgaggttttggaatttttgtttttttgggtgtttttcaattgttttgccACATCAAGACCAATGAGATGCCCCCAAAAGAGCACCAACTTGATGCTTCCCCAGCCTAAGAGATCCCAGGAAAGTATCCTGCAAATGCATTATCAAACCAAGCCTAAAGGCTGCTGTGCTTCAACATTTGAACACATGAATAAAAGGCAACATATGGACATGTTTGTAAATGTCTAAGCACGCACATGCATATGCAAAATTACCTGCTTTGAATCCTTTGTTTCAGATGGCTTTTTGGAAGTAACAGCTGCCTTTGGTGCAGGAGTCtgcaagagaaaaggagagatttTATTGCACAATAAGAAAGATCCACAGTAATAAAAGTTACAACAGAGCAACATTCAAAATTGTCCAAAGAGAATTTAGTTTTCAGGTATCAAAAAGCTGTTGTTAGAAATACACTGATAAAatcaaggaaagaagaaaataaacttgCATTGTTCAATTAATGTAATTGAGCTACATCAATGTTAAtataactgaaaaataattgcTAAATGCTAGCTAAGCTAATAGAAAGAAATACAATAAAGTGCTCACGTCATCTTCATCAGACTCATCAGAATCACTTTCTGAACTGTCATCCCCACTCTTCTTTGGTTGAACTTTTGAAGCAGCTGGAGTTGCAGATTTGGTTTTCCCCTGAAACAAAAAATGTTAATGCTGTCAGAACTATAGAAACAGAATTAAAGAATATCCTAGGTATGCAATCAACTTAATTGTTAAGCTAAATCATTGTAGTTAAGCATCAGCCAAATCCATATTTAAGATTCTATATGCGTAGGGCTATGAGACCTCATCTTCAGAAGACGATTCATCAGAATCAGAGCTACTATCATCAGAATCATCACTAGATTCAGCTTTCTTCTGGGCAGATGTTGCCGGAACCTTCTTAGGAAGAGAAGCCTTTGCTGGTGTACCCTACATGAGCAAAtggtaaaacaattaaatacaaaatatccaCCAGACCCCTATTGTAAACAAGATTTAAATATCCACAGCATCCACAtcacaacaagaaaaaaaattaggcttcAGTTTCCTTGGTGCAAGCATAAGAGGAAAGGGgtataaagagaaaaggaaatgtGACACTCACTGTTTCCTCGTCTGAGGAGCTATCATCCTCGTCTGAGCTGTCACTTGACTCATCTTTCTTAACTGGTTGGACTTTCTTCCCTACTGGCAAATTCTTGTTTTTAGGATCCTACCGTAAAACAAAGGAGAAAGTGAGAACAGGGTATTTAGATCAACAGGATTGCAAagatagtgaaaataaaaatcataaattgttCTACTAGCATTTTGCAAAACATATAGGAAATTTACCTCATCATCAGAAGATTCATCCTCTGACTCAGAACTGCTGCTGTCATCCTTTCCTTTCTTAGCAGCAACACCATTAGAACCATTTTTAATGGCAACAGGCTCCTTCTTGGCAGGAGGAGCAGCTTTGGCAGGTGGCTCctggattaaaaattaaaaatcaagaattcaAGTAGCACAAAGTGAAAAGCATCAACTAAAATTCGTTCCAGTGCTCACCTCATCAGATTCAGTATCTGATTCAGATTCGCTGGAATCTTTGACAGGTGGTTTATTAGACTTCACTGCCTTCTTTGGTTGAACCTTTACctaataatttccaaaattatgAACCCAAAATCCATATATAACAcaatttatacaaaaatataaaacaaaatcgacatcttattttcatcaaaactaCAAGCACACGACCATGAAAAGCGCATGGGATTTATCAAGTTGAACCAGTTTGTACCTCTTCTTCCT from Populus trichocarpa isolate Nisqually-1 chromosome 5, P.trichocarpa_v4.1, whole genome shotgun sequence includes these protein-coding regions:
- the LOC7486382 gene encoding nucleolin 1 isoform X5, encoding MGKSSKKSATKVEAAPAVIPAKAEKKGKNKREAGEAIEKIVSAKKQKKNDGVAQAVTKVKVETKTQKKKKAESSDSDDSSEEEEVKVQPKKAVKSNKPPVKDSSESESDTESDEEPPAKAAPPAKKEPVAIKNGSNGVAAKKGKDDSSSSESEDESSDDEDPKNKNLPVGKKVQPVKKDESSDSSDEDDSSSDEETGTPAKASLPKKVPATSAQKKAESSDDSDDSSSDSDESSSEDEGKTKSATPAASKVQPKKSGDDSSESDSDESDEDDTPAPKAAVTSKKPSETKDSKQAKATAQKESSSEEESSSSEDEEDSEDEKPAKTPKKNDTDVEMADADMKSYVKTPKTPVTPVTSENAGSKTLFVGNLSFQVERADVENFFKEAGEVADVRFALDADQRFKGFGHVEFTTTEAALKALNFNGKSLLGRDVRLDLARERGERTSNTPYSKDSNSFQKGGRGQSQTIFVKGFDKFGAEDEIRSSLQEHFGSCGEISRISIPTDYETGAIKGMAYLEFNDADAMNKAFELNGSQLGESYLTVDEAKPRTDNRDSRDSGRGGGSGGRFGGGRGSGGRFGGGRSSGGGRFGGGRSSGGRFDGGRGGRGGRGRGTPYKPSVTAAASGTKKKFNDED
- the LOC7486382 gene encoding nucleolin 1 isoform X2, with amino-acid sequence MGKSSKKSATKVEAAPAVIPAKAEKKGKNKREAGEAIEKIVSAKKQKKNDGVAQAVTKVKVETKTQKKKKAESSDSDDSSEEEEVKVQPKKAVKSNKPPVKDSSESESDTESDEEPPAKAAPPAKKEPVAIKNGSNGVAAKKGKDDSSSSESEDESSDDEDPKNKNLPVGKKVQPVKKDESSDSSDEDDSSSDEETGTPAKASLPKKVPATSAQKKAESSDDSDDSSSDSDESSSEDEGKTKSATPAASKVQPKKSGDDSSESDSDESDEDDTPAPKAAVTSKKPSETKDSKQNKMDLDEDDSEDDDSEESDDEPPKNTKAKATAQKESSSEEESSSSEDEEDSEDEKPAKTPKKNDTDVEMADADMKSYVKTPKTPVTPVTSENAGSKTLFVGNLSFQVERADVENFFKEAGEVADVRFALDADQRFKGFGHVEFTTTEAALKALNFNGKSLLGRDVRLDLARERGERTSNTPYSKDSNSFQKGGRGQSQTIFVKGFDKFGAEDEIRSSLQEHFGSCGEISRISIPTDYETGAIKGMAYLEFNDADAMNKAFELNGSQLGESYLTVDEAKPRTDNRDSRDSGRGGGSGGRFGGGRGSGGRFGGGRSSGGGRFGGGRSSGGRFDGGRGGRGGRGRGTPYKPSVTAAASGTKKKFNDED
- the LOC7486382 gene encoding nucleolin 1 isoform X3, which gives rise to MGKSSKKSATKVEAAPAVIPAKAEKKGKNKREAGEAIEKIVSAKKQKKNDGVAQAVTKVKVETKTQKKKKAESSDSDDSSEEEEVKVQPKKAVKSNKPPVKDSSESESDTESDEEPPAKAAPPAKKEPVAIKNGSNGVAAKKGKDDSSSSESEDESSDDEDPKNKNLPVGKKVQPVKKDESSDSSDEDDSSSDEGTPAKASLPKKVPATSAQKKAESSDDSDDSSSDSDESSSEDEGKTKSATPAASKVQPKKSGDDSSESDSDESDEDDTPAPKAAVTSKKPSETKDSKQNKMDLDEDDSEDDDSEESDDEPPKNTKAKATAQKESSSEEESSSSEDEEDSEDEKPAKTPKKNVMDTDVEMADADMKSYVKTPKTPVTPVTSENAGSKTLFVGNLSFQVERADVENFFKEAGEVADVRFALDADQRFKGFGHVEFTTTEAALKALNFNGKSLLGRDVRLDLARERGERTSNTPYSKDSNSFQKGGRGQSQTIFVKGFDKFGAEDEIRSSLQEHFGSCGEISRISIPTDYETGAIKGMAYLEFNDADAMNKAFELNGSQLGESYLTVDEAKPRTDNRDSRDSGRGGGSGGRFGGGRGSGGRFGGGRSSGGGRFGGGRSSGGRFDGGRGGRGGRGRGTPYKPSVTAAASGTKKKFNDED